In the genome of Amphiura filiformis chromosome 4, Afil_fr2py, whole genome shotgun sequence, one region contains:
- the LOC140150229 gene encoding type-1 angiotensin II receptor-like — MDGPAIVNVSSASGLRQNENLHPYAERVVIGVIYLFICIFGTVGNFLVIIAVLLSRKLQTPPNAFVVNLATADLIACLSFIWNVVAMLIPNGWPLPNTKWMCTLAAFINILILPGADSFRLYGIVLVYANSSINPIIYARRHPHFKVVFSALIECRYQNIPEPTGILKRFSSRRINPIQ; from the exons ATGGATGGTCCAGCAATAGTAAACGTATCCAGTGCTTCTGGTCTTAGACAAAATGAAAATCTACATCCTTACGCCGAGCGAGTTGTGATTGGAGTGATATATCTATTTATTTGCATCTTTGGAACAGTTGGAAACTTTTTGGTGATTATTGCTGTTTTGCTGTCACGCAAACTACAAACACCGCCTAACGCTTTTGTCGTGAATCTCGCAACTGCAGATTTAATCGCGTGTCTAAGTTTTATATGGAATGTGGTCGCAATGTTAATTCCTAACGGATGGCCTCTACCTAACACAAAATGGATGTGTACTCTGGCAGCTTTTATTAATATACTAA TCCTTCCCGGAGCTGATTCCTTTCGTTTGTATGGAATAGTATTAGTTTATGCTAATTCATCAATTAACCCTATAATCTACGCACGTCGTCACCCACACTTTAAGGTAGTTTTCAGTGCGTTAATCGAGTGTCGGTATCAAAACATACCAGAACCAACCGGTATCCTGAAGAGATTTTCATCAAGGAGAATCAACCCAATCCAATAG
- the LOC140150230 gene encoding G-protein coupled receptor moody-like — MIDEVMITAVNESSASDSDIYSTVSDLKPSEELYSYAERVVIGFICLFVCIFGSVGNTLVIIAVLLSRKLQTPPNAFVVSLATADLLTSLFLIWNVVALLSPEDWPLPNAKWLCTLAGFINVMGIGVSLFCLAAISLNRYILITKPYKTYQRVYSPVKIGLMVILIWIYHFGILLTLSLNRYISFGYDQKYHECSDFEHNDSKIRGLIVTLAKGINLFLVLAIVIFSYAFVFRHVRRHFKRKRRRELNNMQASSSGIAGEPSRHPQQAWYVTENSTQGDSTSLPEASGQPNRRRENTYDRKDLEVTKNLFIIVAVFFLCFMPYCTLLFFPGSGDFLRLYGVVLIYSNSSINPVIYACRHPHFKVVFRAMIQCQYQNIPEPTGILKRLYTRRLNPQQ; from the coding sequence ATGATAGATGAAGTAATGATCACTGCTGTCAACGAATCTTCAGCATCGGACAGCGACATTTATTCCACTGTTTCTGATCTCAAACCGAGTGAAGAATTGTATTCCTACGCTGAGCGAGTTGTTATTGGGTTTATATGCCTCTTTGTTTGCATATTTGGATCAGTCGGAAATACATTGGTGATTATTGCTGTTTTACTGTCACGCAAACTACAAACACCGCCTAATGCTTTTGTCGTGAGTCTTGCGACTGCAGATTTGCTCACGAGTTTATTCTTAATTTGGAATGTAGTCGCTTTGTTAAGTCCCGAAGATTGGCCTCTACCTAACGCAAAGTGGCTGTGTACTTTAGCTGGTTTTATTAATGTAATGGGAATTGGAGTCAGTCTCTTCTGTTTGGCTGCAATTTCACTTAATAGATACATACTTATTACTAAACCGTATAAAACATACCAAAGGGTTTATTCTCCGGTTAAAATAGGATTAATGGTTATTCTGATCTGGATTTATCACTTTGGTATATTATTGACTCTGTCATTAAATAGATACATAAGTTTTGGATATGACCAGAAATATCACGAGTGTTCTGACTTTGAGCATAACGATTCTAAAATTCGTGGTTTGATCGTTACACTTGCCAAAGGCATAAACTTATTTTTAGTGCTTGCAATTGTCATCTTTAGTTATGCTTTTGTGTTCCGACATGTTAGACGTCATTTTAAAAGAAAGAGACGACGTGAACTCAACAACATGCAAGCTTCATCATCAGGAATAGCTGGTGAGCCCTCAAGACACCCTCAGCAAGCATGGTATGTTACAGAAAATTCGACCCAAGGTGATTCGACCTCCCTACCCGAGGCTTCAGGACAACCAAATCGCAGACGGGAGAATACATACGATAGAAAGGATCTTGAAGTCACTAAAAACCTGTTTATAATTGTTGccgttttctttctttgtttcatgcCTTATTGTACCCTGTTATTCTTTCCTGGGAGCGGCGATTTCCTACGCTTATACGGTGTAGTATTAATTTATTCTAATTCATCTATCAACCCCGTCATATATGCCTGTCGTCATCCACATTTCAAAGTAGTTTTCCGTGCGATGATCCAGTGTCAGTATCAGAACATTCCAGAACCTACAGGTATCCTGAAGAGATTGTACACGAGAAGACTCAACCCACAGCAATAA
- the LOC140150232 gene encoding uncharacterized protein encodes MNAQLGDDVNTWKPALGCHAVGALNDNGIRLLTFCLAHDLIVGSSLFPHKNIHKLTWNSPDVLKQQKKQLKFNSSNLSNRDILASFNATIGGKFNILAELDDTSDINKEWANFTDTVNSAAREHLGYRKGKQEEWISSESRDLISRRKRAKPSLGSDYQELNRQTRASLRNDKKAWRASQIRDVNGNIIKDEAARLQRWSEYFKGLLNADEPEETIDFSVFTQAEELNINMDPPVREEVDKALGLLKRNKAPGVDNITPEILKDGGDVIREWLLRICQHVWKNEVTPAEWGKGIILPLPKKGDLSYCSNNRGITLIDIAGKVFSTILLQRVKDEVDLKMRDNQAGFRKGRSCQDQIFSLNQIIEKCLDQQLPASLISLTSRLLLTQCTCPPCGKFSASMEYLPR; translated from the exons ATGAATGCTCAACTGGGAGATGATGTGAATACATGGAAACCTGCACTTGGCTGCCATGCTGTAGGGGCCCTAAACGACAATGGCATCAGACTTCTGACTTTCTGCCTCGCACATGACCTTATTGTTGGCTCCTCACTTTTTCCGCACAAGAACATCCACAAGCTGACATGGAACTCTCCAGATG TCCTGAAACAACAGAAGAAGCAGTTGAAGTTCAACTCCTCAAACCTGTCAAACAGAGACATACTTGCAAGCTTCAATGCTACAATTGGCGGCAAATTCAACATCCTTGCTGAATTGGACGATACCTCCGATATTAACAAAGAGTGGGCCAACTTCACTGATACTGTGAACTCAGCAGCAAGAGAACATCTCGGATACAGGAAAGGGAAGCAAGAAGAATGGATTTCCTCTGAATCTAGGGATTTGATATCAAGGAGAAAGAGAGCCAAACCATCACTTGGCAGTGACTATCAGGAGCTCAATAGGCAGACAAGAGCAAGTCTAAGGAATGATAAGAAAGCATG GAGAGCATCTCAGATAAGAGATGTCAATGGCAACATCATCAAGGATGAAGCTGCACGACTTCAGAGATGGTCCGAGTACTTCAAAGGTCTTCTCAATGCTGATGAACCTGAGGAAACCATAGATTTCTCTGTCTTCACCCAAGCAGAAGAATTAAACATCAATATGGATCCACCAGTTAGGGAGGAGGTTGATAAAGCCCTTGGTCTTTTAAAACGAAACAAAGCTCCAGGAGTAGACAATATCACTCCCGAAATCCTAAAGGATGGCGGAGATGTCATCAGAGAATGGTTGCTCCGTATTTGCCAGCATGTATGGAAGAACGAGGTTACACCAGCAGAGTGGGGAAAAGGCATAATACTACCCTTGCCAAAGAAGGGAGACCTCTCCTACTGTAGTAACAACCGAGGCATCACCCTCATTGACATCGCCGGAAAAGTGTTTTCAACCATTCTACTCCAGAGAGTAAAAGATGAAGTGGACCTGAAAATGAGAGACAACCAAGCAGGCTTCAGAAAGGGCCGTTCTTGTCAAGACCAAATTTTCAGCCTAAACCAGATCATTGAGAAGTGTTTGGACCAACAACTACCTGCCTCATTAatttcattgacttcaaggctGCTTTTGACTCAGTGCACATGCCCTCCCTGTGGGAAATTCTCCGCATCTATGGAATACCTCCCAAGATAA
- the LOC140150233 gene encoding G-protein coupled receptor moody-like — translation MGDQLPSTEAWSVDNEITSSKLDNAVSLYSYTQRIVVGMICLLIFIFGSVGNSLVIIAVLLSRKLHTPPNVFVVSLATADLLTSVSLIWNVVALLGPNGWPLQNATWLCTVAGYIVLDCIGVSLLNLAAISLNRYILITKPYNKYRKVYSPVKIGLMVIFTWVIPSLLLLLLSLIRLIGFGYNNKLFLCNELEQHPQSELTLLLVKVLITLLVLVTVIISYILVYRHVRQHFKKKRRRELNSLNMQVSTSGATARPAARFERQGRGACSTADSTSQPVTSGHATRSRENAFNQMDLEVTKNLFIVVAIFFLCFIPYAIILFIPGSDSYHLYGVLLVFANSTFNPVIYARRHPHFKVVFIAMIKCRYKNIPEPTGIVKRFSSRRVNPNP, via the coding sequence ATGGGTGATCAACTACCATCGACTGAAGCATGGTCAGTAGACAATGAAATAACATCTTCGAAATTGGATAATGCTGTGAGTCTGTATTCTTACACTCAGCGAATTGTTGTGGGAATGATATGCCTTCTTATTTTCATATTTGGATCTGTAGGAAACTCTTTGGTAATCATTGCTGTTTTACTGTCGCGAAAACTGCACACACCGCCTAATGTCTTCGTAGTAAGTCTTGCGACTGCAGATTTACTTACGAGTGTATCATTAATTTGGAATGTTGTTGCTTTACTTGGGCCAAATGGTTGGCCTCTACAAAACGCAACATGGCTCTGCACCGTTGCTGGGTATATCGTATTGGATTGTATTGGAGTGAGCCTTCTCAATCTCGCTGCGATATCACTTAATAGATATATACTCATCACAAAACCGTATAACAAGTATCGAAAGGTGTATTCCCCTGTCAAAATTGGACTTATGGTCATCTTCACGTGGGTAATCCCAtccttattgttgttgttgctgtcacTTATTAGACTTATCGGGTTTGGATACAACAACAAATTATTTCTTTGTAATGAACTCGAACAACATCCTCAAAGCGAACTAACACTTCTACTAGTCAAAGTCTTGATTACGCTGTTAGTCCTTGTAACGGTTATCATCAGCTATATCCTGGTTTACCGACACGtcagacaacattttaaaaagaagAGACGACGTGAACTCAACAGCTTAAACATGCAAGTTTCGACATCTGGAGCAACTGCTAGACCCGCTGCTAGATTTGAGAGACAAGGCCGTGGAGCATGTTCTACTGCAGATTCGACCTCCCAACCAGTTACTTCAGGACATGCAACCCGTAGTCGGGAGAATGCATTCAATCAAATGGATCTCGAAGTTACCAAAAATCTATTCATCGTTGTCGCCATATTCTTTCTCTGTTTCATACCGTATGCTATCATTTTATTTATTCCTGGAAGCGATTCTTATCATCTCTACGGCGTACTTTTAGTGTTTGCCAATTCAACTTTTAACCCTGTCATATATGCCCGTCGTCATCCCCACTTTAAAGTAGTATTCATTGCGATGATCAAATGTCGGTACAAAAATATACCAGAACCTACAGGTATCGTGAAGAGATTCTCCTCGAGAAGAGTCAATCCTAACCCATAA